A genome region from Triticum aestivum cultivar Chinese Spring chromosome 2B, IWGSC CS RefSeq v2.1, whole genome shotgun sequence includes the following:
- the LOC123043229 gene encoding glyoxylate/hydroxypyruvate reductase HPR3, with product MEDTTPPADERPLVLLGQPLFPEFAAALAARFRFVLVADADAATLAQGRALLIGLNPVTDDHLAALPALGLVAGISVGINHVDLAACRRRGIAVTNAGAAFAVDTADYGVGLVVAVLRRLAAADAHVRAGRWAADGDYPLTTKVSGKRVGVVGLGNIGSRIARRLAAFGCAVSYNSRSPKPSAAYEFVPTVRDLAAASDVLVLSCALTEETRHVVNREVMEALGKDGVLVNVGRGGLVDEPELVRCLQEGVIGGAGLDVFESEPDVPPELFSMDNVVLSAHRAVATPESIRGTIELVAGNLDAFFAGKPLLSPVEL from the exons GGGCAGCCGCTGTTCCCGGAGTTCGCGGCCGCGCTGGCCGCGCGCTTCCGGTTCGTCCTggtcgccgacgccgacgccgcgaCCCTGGCCCAGGGGAGGGCGCTGCTCATCGGGCTCAACCCGGTCACGGACGACCACCTGGCCGCGCTCCCGGCGCTCGGGCTCGTGGCGGGCATCTCCGTGGGCATCAACCACGTCGACCtcgccgcctgccggcgccgcgGGATCGCCGTCACCAACGCAGGCGCGGCCTTCGCGGTCGACACGGCCGACTACGGCGTCGGGCTCGTCGTCGCCGTGCTCCGCCGGTTGGCCGCCGCCGACGCCCACGTCCGGGCCGGCAGGTGGGCGGCCGACGGCGACTATCCTCTCACCACCAAG GTGAGTGGCAAGCGGGTGGGGGTCGTGGGGCTGGGCAACATCGGCTCCCGCATCGCGCGGCGGCTCGCCGCCTTCGGCTGCGCCGTGTCCTACAACTCGAGGTCGCCCAAGCCGTCGGCGGCGTACGAGTTCGTCCCCACCGTGCGCGACCTCGCCGCAGCCAGCGACGTGCTGGTGCTCTCCTGCGCGCTGACGGAGGAGACGAGGCACGTGGTGAACCGGGAGGTGATGGAGGCGCTGGGGAAGGACGGCGTGCTGGTGAACGTCGGCCGCGGCGGCCTCGTGGACGAGCCGGAGCTGGTCAGgtgcctgcaggagggcgtcatCGGCGGGGCCGGCCTGGACGTGTTCGAGAGCGAGCCGGACGTGCCGCCGGAGCTCTTCTCCATGGACAACGTCGTGCTGTCGGCGCACAGGGCCGTGGCCACGCCGGAGTCCATCCGCGGCACgatcgagctcgtcgccggcaaccTCGATGCCTTCTTCGCAGGGAAGCCACTGCTCAGCCCCGTGGAGCTCTGA